A part of Arachis hypogaea cultivar Tifrunner chromosome 12, arahy.Tifrunner.gnm2.J5K5, whole genome shotgun sequence genomic DNA contains:
- the LOC140176699 gene encoding uncharacterized protein yields the protein MLQWAVELSEFDLKYEARTTIKPQYLTNFVVEYTKSPGDPTTWSLYVDGSSNKAGSGAGVILESNQGVRIVLSLRFDFPASNNQAEYEALLTGLKLEKEVGAEKLAMSINSQVITSQINETYQAKDPTMKKYLEVTREQLAHFIKSDIRHITRKFNARADALSKLASTKPGVNNSCLIQETLQTPSISKEEDNLKPEALTISN from the coding sequence ATGCTACAATGGGCAGTAGAGCTGTCAGAGTTTGACCTAAAGTACGAGGCTCGGACAACAATCAAGCCGCAATACCTCACCAACTTTGTCGTCGAATACACCAAAAGCCCAGGAGATCCGACCACATGGAGCCTATACGTAGATGGGTCATCGAATAAAGCAGGAAGTGGGGCTGGGGTCATTCTAGAAAGTAACCAAGGAGTTCGGATAGTGCTATCCTTAAGGTTCGACTTTCCTGCCTCTAACAACCaagcagagtatgaagccttACTCACTGGCCTGAAGCTGGAAAAAGAGGTGGGAGCTGAGAAGCTGGCAATGTCCATCAATTCACAGGTAATAACTTCACAAATTAACGAAACCTACCAAGCAAAAGACCCCACTATGAAGAAGTATTTGGAAGTAACCCGAGAACAACTGGCGCACTTCATAAAGAGCGACATTCGACATATAACCCGGAAATTTAACGCCCGGGCTGATgctctctcaaaactagccagcaccaagccaGGGGTCAATAATAGTTGTCTCATCCAAGAGACCCTACAAACACCATCAATCTCAAAAGAGGAGGACAATTTGAAACCAGAGGCGTTAACCATATCCAATTAG